In one Aromatoleum aromaticum EbN1 genomic region, the following are encoded:
- the iscU gene encoding Fe-S cluster assembly scaffold IscU gives MAYSEKVLDHYENPRNVGAFGKEDEGVGTGMVGAPACGDVMKLQIKVGKDGVIEDAKFKTYGCGSAIASSSLVTEWVKGKTVDQALEIKNTQIAEELALPPVKIHCSILAEDAIKAAVADYKKKQG, from the coding sequence ATGGCATATAGCGAAAAAGTGTTGGATCACTACGAGAATCCTCGCAACGTCGGCGCTTTCGGCAAGGAAGACGAAGGGGTCGGCACCGGCATGGTCGGCGCACCCGCGTGCGGCGACGTCATGAAACTGCAGATCAAGGTCGGCAAGGACGGGGTCATCGAGGACGCGAAATTCAAGACTTACGGTTGCGGTTCCGCGATCGCCTCGAGCTCGCTGGTGACCGAATGGGTCAAGGGCAAGACCGTCGATCAGGCACTGGAGATCAAGAACACCCAGATTGCCGAGGAACTTGCGCTGCCGCCGGTCAAGATCCATTGCTCGATCCTTGCGGAAGATGCGATCAAGGCGGCAGTGGCGGACTACAAGAAGAAGCAAGGCTGA
- a CDS encoding IscS subfamily cysteine desulfurase — translation MLKFPIYLDYSATTPVDPRVAQAMIPWLTEHFGNPASRSHAYGWEAEKAVEDAREQVARLVNADAKEIVWTSGATESNNLAIKGAAQFYKGKGKHIITLKTEHKAVLDTFRELERQGFEATYLDVQENGLVDLSVLKDAIRADTVLVSIMFVNNEIGVVQPIAEIGEICREKGIVFHVDAAQATGKVDIDLSKLKVDLMSFSAHKTYGPKGIGALYVRRKPRARLEAQMHGGGHERGLRSGTLATHQIVGMGEAFRIAREEMKVENERIRALRDRLMKGLQDIDATYINGDVEHRVPHNLNISFAYVEGESLIMAIKDVAVSSGSACTSASLEPSYVLRALGRNDELAHSSIRFTIGRFTTEEEVDYTIDLLHKKIGKLRELSPLWEMVQDGVDLDSVQWAAH, via the coding sequence ATGCTCAAGTTTCCGATTTACCTGGACTACTCCGCCACGACGCCGGTCGATCCGCGCGTGGCACAGGCAATGATCCCGTGGCTTACCGAGCATTTCGGCAACCCGGCCAGTCGCTCCCACGCTTATGGATGGGAAGCCGAGAAGGCCGTCGAAGACGCGCGCGAGCAGGTGGCCCGGCTGGTCAATGCCGATGCCAAGGAAATCGTGTGGACTTCGGGCGCAACCGAGTCGAACAACCTCGCGATCAAGGGAGCGGCGCAGTTCTACAAGGGCAAGGGCAAGCACATCATCACGCTCAAGACCGAGCACAAGGCAGTGCTCGACACGTTCCGCGAACTCGAGCGCCAGGGCTTCGAAGCGACCTATCTCGACGTGCAGGAGAACGGCCTCGTCGACCTGTCGGTTCTGAAAGATGCGATCCGGGCCGATACCGTGCTGGTGTCGATAATGTTCGTCAATAACGAGATCGGCGTGGTCCAGCCGATTGCCGAAATCGGCGAGATCTGCCGCGAAAAAGGCATCGTCTTCCACGTCGATGCGGCGCAAGCGACGGGCAAGGTCGATATCGACCTGTCGAAGCTGAAAGTGGACCTGATGTCGTTCTCGGCACACAAGACCTACGGCCCGAAAGGCATCGGCGCGCTGTACGTCCGGCGCAAGCCGCGCGCACGTCTCGAAGCGCAGATGCACGGCGGCGGCCACGAGCGCGGGCTGCGTTCCGGCACGCTCGCGACGCACCAGATCGTCGGCATGGGCGAAGCTTTCCGCATCGCGCGCGAGGAAATGAAGGTCGAGAACGAACGCATCCGCGCGCTGCGCGACCGTCTGATGAAAGGCCTGCAGGACATCGACGCGACCTACATCAACGGCGACGTCGAGCACCGCGTGCCGCACAATCTGAATATCTCTTTCGCGTACGTCGAAGGCGAATCGCTGATCATGGCGATCAAGGACGTTGCGGTGTCGAGCGGTTCGGCCTGTACGTCAGCGAGTCTCGAACCGTCCTATGTGCTGCGCGCGCTGGGCCGCAACGACGAGCTCGCACACAGCTCGATCCGGTTTACGATCGGGCGCTTCACCACCGAAGAAGAAGTCGACTACACGATCGACCTGCTGCACAAGAAGATCGGCAAGCTGCGCGAACTGTCACCGCTGTGGGAAATGGTGCAGGACGGCGTCGATCTGGACAGCGTGCAATGGGCTGCACACTGA
- the cysE gene encoding serine O-acetyltransferase, with the protein MFSRLREDLASVRERDPAARSTWEVLTCYPGVHALMFHRLAHAAWTRELFWIGRFVSHISRFLTGIEIHPGATIGRRVFIDHGMGVVIGETAEVGDDCTIYQAVTLGGTSLYRGTKRHPTLGNGVVVGAGAKVLGGFTVGDGARIGSNAVVVKPVPAGRTAVGNPARVIDPERTDARDKAREQKAEQMGFSAYGVTKQMDDPIAKAMHGLLDHAVETDRRIQLLVEQLEKAGVRLDSTIEQSDEFDAQRLSKMVD; encoded by the coding sequence ATGTTCAGCCGCCTGCGCGAAGACTTGGCCAGCGTTCGCGAACGCGACCCCGCCGCCCGCTCCACTTGGGAAGTGCTGACCTGTTATCCCGGCGTGCATGCGCTCATGTTCCACCGCCTCGCGCACGCGGCGTGGACCCGCGAGCTGTTCTGGATCGGCCGTTTCGTCAGTCACATCTCGCGCTTCCTGACCGGCATCGAGATCCATCCCGGGGCGACGATAGGCCGACGCGTGTTCATCGACCACGGCATGGGCGTGGTTATCGGCGAGACCGCCGAAGTCGGTGACGATTGCACGATCTATCAGGCGGTCACGCTCGGCGGGACCTCGCTGTATCGCGGCACCAAGCGCCACCCGACGCTCGGCAACGGCGTCGTCGTCGGCGCCGGCGCGAAAGTGCTCGGCGGCTTCACCGTCGGTGATGGCGCACGCATCGGCTCCAATGCCGTCGTCGTCAAGCCGGTGCCGGCCGGAAGGACGGCGGTCGGCAATCCTGCCCGCGTCATCGATCCGGAACGCACCGATGCGCGTGACAAGGCGCGCGAGCAGAAGGCCGAGCAGATGGGCTTCTCGGCATATGGCGTCACCAAGCAGATGGACGACCCGATCGCGAAGGCGATGCACGGCCTGCTGGATCACGCGGTCGAAACCGATCGTCGTATTCAGCTACTCGTCGAACAGCTCGAAAAGGCCGGTGTGAGGCTGGATTCGACGATCGAGCAGAGCGACGAATTCGATGCCCAGCGCCTCTCGAAAATGGTTGATTGA
- a CDS encoding membrane protein: MGLASARFFSLLFAALALAPALAHLLELPNKIGLTRDDYLTVQQIYRGWALLGFVVAGALLSTLILTVMVRKRRKEFMLALVGFACILATQVVFWTFTFPTNQATSNWTVLPEDWMALRAQWEYSHAASAALNLVALIALIASVLASAEAHTIPPCRAGR; this comes from the coding sequence ATGGGTCTCGCCAGCGCACGTTTCTTCAGCCTTCTGTTCGCCGCTCTGGCACTGGCTCCGGCCCTTGCGCATTTGCTGGAACTCCCCAACAAGATCGGTCTCACCCGCGATGATTACCTGACGGTGCAGCAAATCTACAGAGGGTGGGCTTTGCTCGGATTCGTCGTCGCCGGAGCGCTGCTGTCGACGCTCATCCTCACAGTCATGGTTCGTAAACGTCGCAAGGAATTCATGCTGGCTCTCGTCGGCTTTGCCTGTATTTTGGCGACGCAAGTCGTGTTCTGGACCTTTACATTTCCGACCAACCAGGCAACAAGCAACTGGACGGTACTACCTGAAGACTGGATGGCGCTTCGAGCGCAGTGGGAATACTCCCATGCGGCAAGCGCCGCGCTCAACCTCGTCGCCCTGATCGCATTGATCGCTTCAGTCCTGGCCAGCGCCGAAGCGCACACAATCCCACCTTGTCGAGCCGGCCGGTAA
- the iscR gene encoding Fe-S cluster assembly transcriptional regulator IscR, whose translation MRLTTKGRFAVTAMIDLASRQTEGPVTLAGIAERQKISLSYLEQLFGKLRRHKLVSSVRGPGGGYRLARDMSRITVADVIVAVDEPLDATQCGGRQNCHDEQRCLTHDLWANLNKRMYEYLDSVTLAALVMREVKAESETSVLKDVRRRAMISVREVAAA comes from the coding sequence ATGAGACTCACCACCAAGGGACGATTCGCGGTAACCGCCATGATCGATCTGGCATCGCGCCAGACCGAAGGCCCGGTGACGCTGGCGGGCATCGCCGAGCGTCAGAAGATTTCGTTGTCCTACCTCGAACAGCTGTTCGGAAAACTGCGTCGCCACAAGCTGGTGTCCAGCGTGCGCGGCCCCGGCGGCGGTTACCGGCTTGCGCGTGACATGAGCCGGATCACCGTCGCGGACGTCATCGTCGCGGTCGATGAGCCGCTCGACGCCACCCAGTGCGGCGGCAGGCAGAATTGCCACGACGAACAACGTTGCCTGACCCACGACCTGTGGGCGAACCTGAACAAGCGGATGTACGAGTACCTCGATTCGGTCACGCTCGCTGCGCTGGTGATGCGCGAAGTCAAGGCCGAATCGGAGACGAGTGTGCTGAAGGACGTGCGGCGGCGCGCGATGATCTCGGTGCGCGAAGTGGCGGCTGCGTAA
- the hscA gene encoding Fe-S protein assembly chaperone HscA, with product MALLQIAEPGQSAEPHKHRLAVGIDLGTTNSLVATVRNGIAVCLADEAGRSMLPSIVRYHADGRIEVGQTAAAAHTTDPKNTIMSVKRFMGRGLKDVSHVESTPYDFIDAGGMVRLRTVQGVKTPVEISAEILKTLGARAEASLGGPLTGAVITVPAYFDDAQRQATKDAAKLAGLNVLRLLNEPTAAAVAYGLDNASEGVYAIYDLGGGTFDLSILKLSRGIFEVLATNGDAALGGDDFDHRLFCWILDKAAIEPPTSDDSRRLLMKAREAKELLTASEEAPIRARLSSDEEVNLVVTREEFATMTQHLIAKTMAPMRKVLRDAGLGPEDVKGVVMVGGATRMPHVQRAVAEFFGQEPLTNLDPDKVVALGAAIQANVLAGNRKDEDEWLLLDVIPLSLGLETMGGLTEKVVPRNSTLPIARAQEFTTFKDGQTAMAFHVVQGEREMVKDCRSLARFELRGIPPMVAGAARIRVAFQVDADGLLSVSAREMSSGVEASVLVKPSYGLTDDEIASMLKEGVEHVGDDMHARALREQQVEAERVIEATTHALEQDGALLNADERASIEVAIAELKQLAAGDDPRIVKKGIEALARATDEFAARRMDNSIRSALAGHKVDEIQV from the coding sequence ATGGCCCTTCTGCAAATCGCTGAACCCGGCCAGTCCGCCGAGCCGCACAAGCACCGGCTCGCGGTTGGGATAGACCTGGGTACCACCAATTCTCTCGTTGCGACTGTCCGCAACGGCATCGCCGTGTGTCTCGCCGATGAGGCGGGCCGCTCGATGCTGCCGTCGATCGTGCGCTACCACGCCGATGGACGGATCGAAGTCGGCCAGACAGCGGCCGCTGCCCACACCACCGACCCGAAGAACACGATCATGTCGGTGAAGCGCTTCATGGGGCGCGGCCTGAAAGACGTTTCACACGTTGAATCGACGCCCTACGACTTCATCGACGCCGGCGGCATGGTGCGGTTGCGCACCGTGCAGGGCGTGAAGACGCCGGTCGAGATTTCAGCCGAAATCCTGAAGACGCTCGGCGCCCGCGCCGAAGCGAGCCTGGGCGGTCCGCTGACCGGCGCGGTCATCACCGTCCCGGCATATTTCGACGATGCCCAGCGACAGGCGACGAAGGACGCGGCGAAGCTCGCCGGACTGAACGTGCTGCGCCTCCTCAACGAGCCGACGGCAGCTGCGGTCGCGTACGGGCTCGACAATGCGTCCGAGGGCGTCTATGCGATTTACGACCTGGGCGGCGGCACGTTCGACCTGTCGATCCTGAAGCTGTCGCGCGGCATTTTCGAAGTGCTGGCGACCAACGGCGACGCCGCGCTCGGCGGCGACGACTTCGATCACCGCCTGTTCTGCTGGATTCTCGACAAGGCCGCGATCGAACCGCCGACGAGCGATGACTCCCGCCGTCTGCTGATGAAAGCGCGCGAAGCGAAGGAACTCCTGACCGCCAGCGAGGAAGCTCCGATCCGGGCCAGGCTGTCGTCGGACGAGGAAGTCAATCTGGTCGTCACTCGCGAAGAGTTCGCGACGATGACGCAGCACCTGATCGCCAAGACCATGGCGCCGATGCGCAAGGTCTTGCGCGACGCGGGCCTCGGGCCGGAGGACGTGAAGGGCGTCGTGATGGTCGGCGGGGCGACGCGGATGCCGCACGTGCAGCGCGCGGTCGCGGAGTTTTTCGGACAGGAACCGCTGACGAACCTCGATCCGGACAAGGTGGTCGCGCTCGGCGCGGCAATCCAGGCGAACGTGCTTGCAGGCAACCGCAAGGACGAGGACGAGTGGCTGCTGCTCGACGTGATTCCGCTATCACTGGGCCTGGAGACGATGGGCGGGCTGACCGAAAAAGTCGTGCCGCGCAACTCGACGCTCCCGATTGCCCGTGCGCAGGAGTTCACGACGTTCAAGGATGGGCAGACTGCGATGGCTTTCCATGTCGTGCAGGGCGAGCGCGAGATGGTCAAGGATTGCCGTTCGCTGGCACGTTTCGAACTGCGGGGCATTCCGCCGATGGTGGCAGGCGCCGCGCGCATCCGCGTCGCGTTCCAGGTCGACGCCGACGGGCTGCTGTCGGTGTCGGCGCGCGAAATGTCGTCCGGAGTCGAGGCGAGCGTCCTGGTGAAACCTTCGTACGGACTGACCGACGACGAGATCGCGAGCATGCTGAAAGAAGGCGTCGAGCACGTCGGCGACGACATGCATGCTCGAGCCCTGCGCGAACAGCAGGTCGAGGCCGAACGGGTCATCGAGGCGACCACCCACGCGCTGGAGCAGGACGGTGCGCTCCTCAACGCCGACGAGCGCGCGTCCATCGAGGTCGCGATCGCCGAACTGAAGCAGCTCGCAGCGGGCGACGACCCCCGCATTGTGAAGAAGGGCATCGAGGCACTCGCCCGTGCCACCGATGAATTCGCCGCCCGACGGATGGACAACAGCATCCGTTCGGCGCTGGCGGGCCACAAGGTTGATGAGATCCAGGTATGA
- the iscX gene encoding Fe-S cluster assembly protein IscX — protein MKWTEVQEIAIQLSERHPETDPAKVNFVDLMKWTMALPEFDDDPKHCGERVLEAIQQAWIDEVA, from the coding sequence ATGAAGTGGACCGAAGTGCAGGAGATCGCGATCCAGCTCTCCGAACGCCATCCCGAAACGGATCCGGCTAAAGTGAATTTCGTGGACCTGATGAAGTGGACGATGGCGCTCCCGGAATTCGACGACGACCCCAAGCATTGTGGCGAGCGCGTCCTCGAAGCGATCCAGCAGGCCTGGATAGACGAGGTTGCCTGA
- the fdx gene encoding ISC system 2Fe-2S type ferredoxin: MTQIIVLPHVELCPEGSVIEAEPGKSICTSLLEHGIEIEHACEQSCACTTCHVIVREGFDSLPEAEETEEDLLDMAWGLEPQSRLSCQALVGETPLVIEIPRYTINMAREGKH; encoded by the coding sequence ATGACCCAGATCATCGTGCTACCCCACGTCGAACTCTGTCCCGAGGGCAGCGTCATCGAGGCCGAGCCCGGCAAATCGATCTGCACAAGCCTGCTGGAGCACGGCATCGAGATCGAACACGCGTGCGAACAATCCTGTGCCTGTACGACCTGCCACGTCATCGTCCGCGAAGGCTTCGACAGCTTGCCCGAGGCCGAGGAAACCGAGGAAGACCTACTGGACATGGCATGGGGACTCGAGCCACAGTCGCGCCTGTCCTGTCAGGCACTCGTTGGCGAGACGCCCTTGGTGATCGAGATTCCCCGCTACACGATCAACATGGCCCGGGAGGGCAAACACTGA
- a CDS encoding cysteine desulfurase family protein, which produces MFAPVYLDWNATTPLDPVVRAAMLPWLDARFGNASSRHEYGRQARAAIDEARARVAAAVGAHPTEVIFTSCGSEANNLFIKGAAALMKPGLVAVGAIEHPCVREPARQLRRGGWTLREIAVDTAGRIDGDDWKAVLDAKPSLVSVMLANNETGVLQDVAALAHDARTAGTWFHSDAVQGLGKIPVDFRALGVHAMTLSAHKIGGPLGAGALVIDKRLELAPQIAGGGQERGLRSGTENVAAIVGFGVACEHATARLESEAGRLAGLRDRLEAGLVAHGMRIFSAGAPRLPNTTFFAADGFDGETLVAKLDRAGFACASGSACSSANPEPSHTLLAMGVERDAARGAVRVSLGRDTTLTDVEGFLATFERLTNELNNLTAMAVQS; this is translated from the coding sequence ATGTTCGCCCCCGTCTACCTCGACTGGAACGCCACCACGCCGCTCGATCCTGTCGTGCGCGCGGCAATGCTGCCGTGGCTCGACGCCCGTTTCGGCAATGCGTCCAGCCGGCACGAGTACGGGCGGCAGGCGAGGGCGGCGATCGACGAGGCGCGCGCTCGGGTCGCGGCGGCAGTCGGTGCGCACCCGACCGAAGTGATTTTCACGAGTTGCGGCTCCGAAGCGAACAACCTCTTCATCAAGGGCGCGGCAGCACTGATGAAGCCGGGACTCGTGGCCGTCGGGGCGATCGAGCATCCCTGCGTGCGGGAGCCGGCAAGGCAGCTGCGGCGCGGCGGCTGGACGCTGCGCGAAATCGCCGTCGATACCGCGGGGCGAATCGATGGCGACGACTGGAAAGCGGTGCTCGATGCGAAGCCGTCGCTGGTTTCGGTGATGCTGGCGAACAACGAGACCGGCGTGCTGCAGGATGTCGCTGCCTTGGCGCACGATGCAAGAACGGCCGGGACGTGGTTTCATAGCGATGCGGTGCAGGGGCTCGGGAAGATCCCCGTCGATTTTCGTGCGCTCGGTGTGCACGCGATGACGCTCTCCGCGCACAAGATCGGGGGTCCTCTCGGCGCCGGTGCATTGGTGATCGACAAGCGACTCGAGCTGGCGCCGCAGATCGCCGGAGGCGGTCAGGAGCGCGGCCTGCGCTCCGGGACCGAGAACGTGGCGGCGATCGTCGGTTTCGGCGTCGCATGCGAACATGCGACGGCACGGCTCGAAAGCGAAGCAGGGCGCCTGGCGGGATTGCGAGATCGGCTGGAAGCCGGCCTCGTGGCGCACGGCATGAGAATTTTCTCGGCCGGGGCGCCGCGCCTGCCGAACACGACGTTTTTCGCTGCCGACGGTTTCGATGGCGAAACGCTTGTCGCGAAGCTCGACCGCGCGGGTTTCGCGTGCGCGAGCGGATCGGCCTGCTCGAGCGCCAACCCCGAGCCGTCGCATACGTTGCTCGCGATGGGCGTCGAACGCGACGCCGCGCGGGGTGCGGTGCGCGTCAGCCTCGGCCGCGACACGACCCTGACAGACGTCGAAGGCTTCCTCGCAACCTTCGAACGCCTGACGAACGAATTGAATAACCTGACCGCAATGGCGGTCCAATCTTGA
- the hscB gene encoding Fe-S protein assembly co-chaperone HscB — protein sequence MSIDLQQDFFALFGLPRRFRVDEAALEMAYHDLQGQVHPDRFAHLPDVEKRLSMQWATRVNEGFRTLRKPLPRAQYMLELAGVDAGLHTNTAMSSAFLMEQMEWREAVEEARAAGEGHELTQLHHRLRHHAREVFDELERTIDERHDFAAAAEIVRRLMFMEKIQHEIDDALEALET from the coding sequence ATGAGCATCGACCTGCAACAGGATTTCTTCGCCCTTTTCGGCCTGCCGCGGCGTTTTCGCGTTGACGAAGCGGCGCTGGAGATGGCTTATCACGATCTGCAGGGGCAGGTCCATCCCGACCGTTTCGCGCACCTGCCGGACGTGGAGAAACGCCTGTCGATGCAGTGGGCGACACGGGTGAATGAAGGTTTTCGGACACTGCGCAAGCCGCTTCCACGCGCGCAATACATGCTCGAGCTCGCTGGCGTAGACGCCGGGCTGCACACCAACACCGCTATGTCCTCCGCGTTTCTGATGGAACAGATGGAGTGGCGCGAAGCGGTGGAGGAGGCGCGCGCAGCCGGCGAAGGGCACGAGCTCACGCAGTTGCATCACCGGCTGCGGCATCACGCGCGGGAAGTGTTCGACGAACTCGAACGCACCATCGACGAGCGCCATGACTTCGCGGCGGCTGCCGAAATCGTCCGCCGGCTGATGTTCATGGAAAAAATCCAACACGAGATCGACGACGCCCTCGAGGCGCTGGAGACCTGA
- the iscA gene encoding iron-sulfur cluster assembly protein IscA has product MSVTLSTNAAKHVSEFMAKRGKGVGIRLGVKTSGCSGMAYRLEFVDDMHDEDLIFESHGVKVIVDPQSLAYLDGTELDFVREGLNEGFKFNNPNVKDACGCGESFNV; this is encoded by the coding sequence ATGAGCGTCACACTGAGCACCAACGCGGCCAAGCACGTGTCGGAATTCATGGCCAAGCGCGGCAAGGGTGTCGGCATCCGCCTTGGGGTCAAGACCTCGGGCTGTTCGGGCATGGCCTACCGGCTCGAGTTCGTCGATGACATGCATGACGAGGACCTGATCTTCGAAAGTCATGGCGTCAAGGTCATCGTCGACCCGCAAAGCCTCGCCTACCTGGACGGCACCGAACTCGATTTCGTCCGCGAAGGGCTGAACGAGGGCTTCAAGTTCAACAACCCGAACGTCAAGGACGCTTGCGGTTGCGGCGAAAGCTTCAACGTCTGA
- a CDS encoding inositol monophosphatase family protein, with the protein MHPTLTIAVKAARRAGTVINRASMQLDILTVQTKSPNDFVTEVDQAAEAAIIEVLRDAYPEHGILAEESGESAESANSEYQWIIDPLDGTTNFIHGFPQYAISIALAKNGVLEQAVVYDPTRNELFTATKGRGAFLNDRRIRVSKRTRLNDALIGTGFPYREFDNIDAYLGMFKDLTQKTAGIRRPGAAALDLSYVACGRLDGFWEMGLQPWDMAAGVLMIQEAGGLVSDLAGEAAYMETGNVVAGTPKVFGQLLQVIQPHRTASTRA; encoded by the coding sequence ATGCATCCCACCCTGACCATTGCAGTGAAAGCCGCCCGCCGTGCGGGTACCGTCATCAACCGGGCCTCGATGCAGCTGGACATCCTGACCGTCCAGACCAAGTCGCCGAACGATTTCGTCACCGAAGTGGACCAGGCCGCCGAAGCGGCCATCATCGAAGTGCTGCGTGACGCCTACCCGGAGCACGGCATTCTAGCAGAGGAGTCCGGAGAGTCTGCCGAGTCCGCGAACAGCGAATACCAGTGGATCATCGATCCGCTCGACGGCACGACGAACTTCATCCACGGCTTTCCGCAGTACGCAATCTCGATCGCGCTGGCGAAGAACGGAGTGCTTGAGCAGGCGGTCGTCTATGACCCGACGCGCAACGAGCTTTTCACTGCGACGAAAGGTCGCGGCGCTTTCCTCAACGATCGCCGCATCCGCGTTTCCAAGCGCACGCGGCTGAACGACGCACTCATCGGCACCGGCTTCCCGTATCGCGAATTCGACAACATCGACGCGTACCTGGGAATGTTCAAGGACCTGACGCAGAAGACCGCCGGCATCCGCCGCCCCGGTGCCGCGGCGCTCGATCTCTCTTACGTCGCGTGCGGACGGCTCGACGGTTTCTGGGAAATGGGCCTGCAGCCCTGGGACATGGCGGCCGGCGTGTTGATGATCCAGGAAGCCGGCGGACTCGTCAGCGACCTCGCAGGCGAAGCGGCGTACATGGAAACCGGCAACGTCGTTGCCGGCACGCCCAAAGTGTTCGGCCAGCTGCTGCAGGTGATCCAGCCGCATCGCACGGCGTCTACCCGGGCCTGA
- a CDS encoding tyrosine-type recombinase/integrase yields MTAPSASLFDSDQAWLTTPQEALVAWLMAPDFVITKAGTQQPLRASSVVVYRAMGSKFVREVLLGGDGRPLKTWRDVEAEDIHTFLARNELKRGIRNRYVRLLERLFDHLMAKGIVPGNPARGLAIKEPSKSNQYNDKTQWLTEAQQEAVVAALPQPEGWKGARNRALVATVLGGGLKVSEVIKLTNGCVGPRQEDGSLYIDVYPAGAGRRHRTRVAVFAAAILMEWMTTRKQLTIPSELLFPAKLAGGVLHPATVYRQVAAVLAEARIDPTLIKRRGARTLRNTFAINELEEGKQPELVGEYLGHRAARSTRYYTALVRKPSPFREK; encoded by the coding sequence ATGACTGCCCCGAGTGCCTCTCTCTTCGATTCTGACCAAGCGTGGCTGACCACCCCGCAGGAAGCGCTTGTCGCTTGGCTGATGGCCCCGGATTTCGTGATAACGAAGGCAGGGACGCAGCAGCCGCTGCGAGCGTCCTCGGTCGTCGTATATCGGGCGATGGGGAGCAAGTTCGTCCGCGAGGTCCTGCTCGGGGGAGACGGACGCCCGCTGAAAACCTGGCGGGACGTGGAGGCTGAAGACATTCACACTTTCCTCGCCAGGAACGAACTGAAGCGCGGCATCCGCAACCGGTACGTGCGTCTCCTCGAGCGCCTCTTCGACCACTTGATGGCGAAGGGCATTGTTCCCGGCAACCCGGCCAGGGGGTTGGCGATCAAGGAACCCTCGAAGTCCAACCAGTATAACGACAAGACACAATGGCTCACCGAGGCCCAGCAGGAAGCCGTGGTGGCCGCCCTGCCACAACCTGAAGGATGGAAAGGCGCGCGGAACCGGGCACTCGTCGCCACGGTTCTGGGCGGTGGCCTGAAGGTGAGCGAGGTCATCAAACTGACCAACGGCTGCGTCGGCCCCCGTCAGGAGGACGGCAGCCTCTACATTGATGTTTACCCGGCCGGGGCAGGACGCCGACACCGAACCCGGGTCGCGGTCTTTGCCGCGGCCATCCTGATGGAATGGATGACCACCAGGAAGCAGCTGACCATCCCAAGCGAACTGCTGTTCCCGGCCAAGCTGGCAGGTGGAGTACTGCACCCGGCGACAGTGTATCGGCAAGTCGCTGCAGTGCTGGCAGAGGCCAGGATCGACCCGACCCTCATCAAGCGTCGGGGAGCGAGGACCTTGCGGAACACATTCGCCATCAACGAGCTTGAGGAGGGCAAGCAGCCGGAGCTGGTGGGCGAATACCTCGGTCATCGGGCAGCTCGATCGACCAGGTACTACACGGCGCTGGTACGCAAGCCTTCTCCCTTTCGCGAAAAATAG
- a CDS encoding RNA methyltransferase yields the protein MNGAIALDRIRIVLSRTSHPGNIGAAARAMKTMGLSRLYLVAPSAFPDPVADARASGATDVLESACVVDSLDEALHGTILSAAITARRRERSVPVRSAREAAPELVAFAEKGDVALVFGTEMSGLTNDEVERCSMPVSIPANPAFSSLNLGAAVQLLCYELRMAALSPTPPAEPLPDLATFEEIEGFHRHLERAMTASGFYDPANPKRLLQRLRRLFGRVRLEKEEVNILRGIVGALERKPD from the coding sequence ATGAACGGCGCCATCGCGCTTGACCGTATCCGTATCGTGCTTTCACGCACGAGCCATCCCGGTAATATCGGCGCCGCCGCGCGTGCGATGAAGACGATGGGGCTCTCCCGTCTGTATCTGGTCGCGCCGTCTGCGTTCCCGGATCCCGTCGCCGATGCGCGCGCCTCCGGAGCGACCGACGTGCTCGAGAGCGCCTGCGTCGTCGATTCGCTCGACGAGGCGCTGCACGGCACGATCCTGTCGGCGGCGATCACCGCGCGGCGGCGCGAGCGGTCGGTGCCGGTTCGCAGCGCGCGCGAAGCGGCGCCCGAACTCGTCGCGTTTGCCGAAAAGGGCGACGTGGCCTTGGTGTTCGGCACCGAGATGAGCGGCCTGACGAATGATGAAGTCGAACGCTGCTCGATGCCGGTGTCGATCCCGGCGAATCCGGCGTTTTCGTCGCTGAATCTCGGCGCTGCGGTGCAACTGCTGTGCTACGAACTGCGAATGGCAGCGCTGTCGCCGACCCCGCCTGCCGAGCCATTGCCCGATCTCGCGACCTTCGAGGAAATCGAGGGCTTTCACCGTCATCTCGAGCGTGCGATGACCGCCAGCGGCTTCTACGATCCGGCCAATCCCAAGCGCTTGCTGCAGCGCCTCAGGCGCCTGTTCGGGCGCGTACGGCTCGAAAAAGAGGAAGTGAATATCCTCCGCGGCATCGTGGGTGCACTCGAACGCAAACCCGACTAA